A region of Micromonospora chokoriensis DNA encodes the following proteins:
- a CDS encoding NYN domain-containing protein — protein sequence MPLAEPHDDHLPEEDLVALDGALGNPDDNVVSETSDASDPTEPGDGPAVEPEPTLPEPVRQRIVTLTAAVLPTLPADEVPVPLRRVAKFAPNRRARLGAPVIAAQLTADPLFRQRVTARVLVDAGDLGAAVVEGTAPAAADPVEVAALAYLARPRGWRELIDASGAAVRAEADSAVVAELVREAEQRATRAEHDRAVARVEAEKLRDELARVREELGQLREESRQVARTLRETQARERKATELLATERGRAARASADVDAELRRARARLAEAEAAAGVARASAKEARSVDDARLWLLLETIGQAAVGLRRELALDPVDKLPADFVADAFAEQPGTAPAGPAARARDTDDPARLDQLLALPRAHLVVDGYNVTKRGFGEMSLEQQRKRLITGLGGIAAQTGDEVTVVFDGAERMHGLPPAPRGVRVLFSRKGETADELIRRLVRAEPPGRPVVVVSSDREVADGVRRHGAYPLGADSLLRRLARS from the coding sequence ATGCCCCTCGCCGAGCCGCACGACGACCACCTCCCAGAGGAGGATCTGGTCGCGCTCGACGGGGCCCTCGGCAACCCGGACGACAACGTAGTCAGCGAGACATCCGACGCATCCGACCCCACGGAGCCCGGCGACGGCCCGGCCGTCGAGCCGGAGCCGACGCTGCCCGAACCGGTCCGGCAGCGCATCGTGACGCTGACCGCCGCGGTGCTGCCCACCCTGCCCGCCGACGAGGTGCCGGTGCCGCTGCGCCGGGTCGCCAAGTTCGCCCCCAACCGGCGGGCCCGGCTCGGCGCGCCGGTCATCGCCGCCCAGCTCACCGCCGACCCGCTGTTCCGGCAGCGGGTCACCGCGCGGGTCCTGGTCGACGCCGGTGACCTCGGCGCGGCAGTGGTCGAGGGCACCGCCCCCGCCGCCGCCGACCCGGTCGAGGTCGCCGCCCTCGCCTACCTGGCCCGTCCGCGTGGTTGGCGGGAGCTGATCGACGCCAGCGGCGCCGCCGTTCGCGCCGAGGCGGACAGCGCGGTGGTCGCCGAACTGGTCCGCGAGGCCGAACAGCGGGCCACCCGGGCCGAGCACGACCGCGCGGTGGCGCGGGTCGAGGCGGAGAAGCTGCGCGACGAGCTGGCCCGCGTCCGCGAGGAGCTGGGTCAGCTCCGCGAGGAGTCCCGGCAGGTGGCTCGTACCCTGCGGGAGACCCAGGCCCGCGAGCGCAAGGCCACCGAGTTGCTGGCCACCGAGCGTGGCCGGGCCGCGCGGGCCAGCGCGGACGTGGACGCCGAACTACGTCGGGCCCGGGCCCGGTTGGCCGAGGCGGAGGCCGCCGCCGGGGTGGCCCGGGCGAGCGCCAAGGAGGCGCGGTCGGTCGACGACGCCCGGCTCTGGCTGTTGCTGGAGACCATCGGCCAGGCCGCCGTCGGCCTACGCCGGGAGTTGGCGCTCGACCCGGTGGACAAACTCCCCGCCGACTTCGTGGCCGACGCGTTCGCCGAGCAGCCGGGCACCGCCCCGGCCGGTCCGGCCGCCCGCGCCCGCGACACCGACGACCCGGCCCGGCTCGACCAGTTGCTCGCCCTGCCCCGGGCGCACCTGGTGGTCGACGGCTACAACGTCACCAAGCGCGGCTTCGGCGAGATGTCCCTGGAGCAGCAGCGCAAACGCCTGATCACCGGGCTCGGCGGCATCGCCGCGCAGACCGGCGACGAGGTCACCGTCGTCTTCGACGGCGCCGAGCGGATGCACGGGCTGCCACCCGCGCCGCGCGGCGTACGGGTGCTCTTCTCCCGCAAGGGCGAGACCGCCGACGAGTTGATCCGACGGCTGGTCCGTGCCGAGCCGCCGGGGCGTCCGGTGGTCGTGGTCTCCTCCGACCGTGAGGTCGCCGACGGGGTACGCCGGCACGGCGCCTACCCGTTGGGCGCGGACTCGCTGCTGCGGCGGCTCGCCCGCTCCTGA
- a CDS encoding DEDD exonuclease domain-containing protein, whose amino-acid sequence MAQAEYVQESLAGLDPAVGGVDPALPLYAATFVVVDLETTGGAPDGGGITEIGAVKVRGGEQLGVLATLVNPGQPIPPFITVLTGITQAMLLPAPPIEQVLPSFLEFIDDAVLVAHNAPYDVGFLKAACARHGYRWPNPRVLDTAALARRVLTRDEVPNRKLGTLAAYFRTHTQPTHRALDDAKATVDVLHGLIGRLGGHRVDTVGDAIEFARAVTPTQRRKRHLADGLPKVPGVYIFRAADDRPLYVGTSVDIATRVRSYFTAGEKRARISEMLAAAERVEAVECAHSLEAEVRELRLIAAHAPPYNRRSKYPERMVWLKLTDGPYPRLSIVRDLSPTDTAYLGPFTSRRAAELAAAGFHDAVPLRQCTHRLSLRTVTPACALAELGRCPAPCEHKITPQEYDDSAVAPFRAATTDDPQPVVDALLARIEVLSADQRYEDAAVVRSRLAAVLRATVRMQRLAALTGIVELAAARPAARGGWELALVRHGRLAGAGVSPPGVHPRPTLTAIRATAETVSGGHGPVPAATAEESERILSWLERPETRLVEVSSGWSSPAGGAGRFRDLLAKAESGSSPQLSTERS is encoded by the coding sequence ATGGCACAGGCGGAGTACGTCCAGGAGTCCCTCGCTGGTCTCGACCCGGCGGTCGGTGGGGTCGACCCGGCGCTGCCGCTCTACGCGGCCACCTTCGTGGTGGTCGACCTGGAGACCACCGGCGGCGCGCCGGACGGTGGCGGCATCACCGAGATCGGCGCGGTGAAGGTGCGCGGTGGTGAGCAACTGGGTGTGCTCGCCACGCTGGTCAACCCGGGGCAGCCGATCCCGCCCTTCATCACCGTGCTGACCGGGATCACCCAGGCGATGCTGCTGCCGGCGCCGCCGATCGAGCAGGTGCTGCCGAGCTTCCTGGAGTTCATCGACGACGCCGTGCTGGTGGCCCACAACGCCCCGTACGACGTGGGCTTCCTCAAGGCCGCCTGCGCCAGGCACGGCTACCGGTGGCCCAACCCCCGGGTGCTGGACACGGCGGCGCTGGCCCGCCGGGTGCTGACCCGCGACGAGGTGCCCAACCGCAAGCTCGGCACCCTGGCCGCCTACTTCCGCACCCACACCCAGCCCACCCACCGCGCGCTGGACGACGCGAAGGCCACCGTCGACGTGTTGCACGGCCTGATCGGTCGGCTCGGTGGCCACCGGGTGGACACGGTCGGCGACGCCATCGAGTTCGCCCGGGCGGTCACCCCGACGCAGCGCCGCAAGCGGCACCTCGCCGACGGCCTGCCCAAGGTCCCCGGGGTCTACATCTTCCGGGCCGCCGACGACCGTCCGCTCTACGTCGGCACCTCCGTGGACATCGCCACCCGGGTGCGCAGCTACTTCACCGCCGGCGAGAAGCGGGCCCGCATCTCCGAGATGCTGGCGGCGGCCGAACGGGTCGAGGCGGTGGAGTGCGCGCACTCGTTGGAGGCGGAGGTCCGCGAGCTGCGGCTGATCGCCGCGCACGCCCCGCCGTACAACCGACGGTCGAAATACCCGGAACGGATGGTTTGGCTCAAGCTGACCGACGGTCCGTACCCTCGGCTGTCGATCGTCCGCGACCTCTCCCCCACCGACACCGCGTACCTCGGGCCGTTCACCTCCCGGCGCGCGGCGGAGCTGGCCGCCGCCGGCTTCCACGACGCGGTGCCGCTGCGCCAGTGCACGCACCGGCTCTCGCTACGCACCGTCACGCCGGCGTGCGCGCTGGCCGAGCTGGGTCGCTGCCCGGCACCCTGCGAACACAAGATCACCCCGCAGGAGTACGACGACAGCGCCGTCGCGCCCTTCCGCGCCGCCACGACCGACGACCCCCAGCCGGTGGTGGACGCGCTGCTCGCCCGGATCGAGGTGCTCTCTGCCGACCAGCGCTACGAGGACGCGGCAGTGGTGCGGTCCCGGCTGGCGGCGGTGCTGCGGGCCACCGTCCGGATGCAACGGTTGGCCGCGTTGACCGGCATCGTCGAGCTGGCCGCCGCGCGGCCGGCCGCGCGCGGGGGCTGGGAGTTGGCGCTGGTGCGGCACGGTCGGCTGGCCGGCGCTGGGGTGTCCCCGCCGGGTGTGCACCCGCGGCCCACGCTGACCGCCATCCGGGCCACCGCTGAGACGGTGTCGGGCGGGCACGGCCCGGTGCCGGCCGCCACCGCCGAGGAGTCCGAGCGGATCCTGTCCTGGTTGGAGCGACCGGAGACCCGGCTGGTGGAGGTGTCCTCCGGATGGTCCTCCCCGGCCGGTGGCGCGGGGCGGTTCCGTGACCTGCTGGCGAAGGCCGAGAGCGGCTCGTCCCCGCAACTCTCGACCGAACGCTCATGA
- a CDS encoding Lrp/AsnC family transcriptional regulator, producing the protein MITAIVLIDCATDAIPEVAETLANLPGVSEVYSVAGHVDLIAIVRVREFDQIAQVIAGSISKVPGVLNTESHIAFRAYSQHDLEEAFAIGLASAD; encoded by the coding sequence GTGATCACCGCGATCGTGCTGATCGACTGCGCCACCGACGCGATCCCCGAGGTGGCCGAGACCCTGGCCAACCTCCCCGGCGTGAGCGAGGTCTACTCGGTGGCCGGGCACGTCGACCTCATCGCCATCGTCCGGGTCCGCGAGTTCGACCAGATCGCCCAGGTCATCGCGGGCAGCATCTCCAAGGTGCCGGGAGTGCTCAACACCGAGTCGCACATCGCGTTCCGCGCGTACTCCCAGCACGACCTGGAGGAGGCGTTCGCGATCGGCCTGGCCAGCGCCGACTGA
- a CDS encoding nucleotidyltransferase family protein, protein MTGAGVAAELCAVVLAAGEGTRLRPLTERVPKALCPVGNVPLLDRALARLAGLGLTGPDRVAVNACYLGDQVVAHVGDRAHLSVEVGDPLGTAGGVANLRDWIDGRPVLVGNADAYLADPTAAPGPDVAALLADWDGHSVRLLGQPAANPTAPGTFDGHCFTGFSLLPWRLVHDLPVVVSDLVHVLWRPAEAADALEVVPYPGTFFDTGTPADYLAANLHAAAGGTLVDPSARVTGRCAESVIGAGARVDGDVLRSVVWPGATVHTGERLVDVIRFGNGTVPTLPGPDRRHPLGPAGKHLA, encoded by the coding sequence ATGACCGGCGCGGGCGTCGCGGCGGAGCTGTGCGCGGTGGTGCTCGCCGCCGGCGAGGGCACCCGGCTGCGCCCGCTCACCGAACGGGTCCCCAAGGCGCTCTGCCCGGTGGGCAACGTGCCGCTGCTCGACCGCGCGTTGGCGCGGCTGGCCGGGCTCGGCCTGACCGGCCCCGACCGGGTCGCGGTCAACGCCTGCTACCTCGGCGACCAGGTGGTCGCCCACGTCGGCGACCGCGCGCACCTGTCCGTGGAGGTGGGCGACCCGTTGGGCACCGCCGGCGGGGTGGCGAACCTGCGGGACTGGATCGACGGGCGGCCGGTGCTGGTCGGCAACGCCGACGCGTACCTGGCCGACCCGACGGCCGCGCCCGGCCCGGACGTGGCGGCCCTGCTCGCCGACTGGGACGGGCACAGCGTCCGCCTGCTGGGCCAGCCCGCCGCGAACCCCACGGCGCCGGGCACCTTCGACGGGCACTGCTTCACCGGCTTCTCCCTGCTGCCCTGGCGACTGGTCCATGACCTACCGGTGGTCGTCTCCGACCTGGTCCATGTCCTGTGGCGTCCGGCGGAGGCGGCGGACGCCCTGGAGGTGGTGCCCTACCCGGGCACCTTCTTCGACACCGGAACGCCGGCCGACTACCTGGCGGCCAACCTGCACGCCGCGGCCGGCGGCACCCTCGTCGACCCGTCGGCACGGGTCACCGGCCGCTGCGCGGAATCGGTCATCGGCGCGGGCGCCCGGGTCGACGGCGACGTGTTGCGCAGCGTGGTGTGGCCGGGCGCGACGGTTCACACCGGGGAACGGTTGGTCGACGTCATCCGGTTCGGGAACGGCACCGTGCCCACGCTCCCCGGGCCGGACCGGCGGCACCCGCTCGGCCCGGCCGGAAAACATCTAGCATGA
- a CDS encoding RelA/SpoT family protein, with amino-acid sequence MDVDAGHGAALGGALPTQPGELPLARRLRSLLSWPTTDSDPVTHLVRTHRGIHAGTDPAVLRRAYTIAENMHRGQFRKSGEPYITHPLAVAQICAELGMDSTTLVAALLHDTVEDTRYTLQALSEDFGGEVAHLVDGVTKFDKAFYGKAAEAETIRKMIVAAAKDVRVLIIKLADRLHNMRTLGVRSAASRERIARKTQEVLVPLCDRLGIQTLKRELDDVVLLHLEPDEHARLARHVHDRPGWDAYLDSVVARARVALKRSRVDAEVSPRPRHLYSIWKDTIAGSHTAPYDLPRIVVVVDGPATDCYAALGAIHGTWRPVPGRFKDFIASPKNNLYRSLHTSVCGPQDRTVEVLIRTEEMHRSAEYGIAADFRFPRSGNSGSAAARADQLDWLRRVLDWEPDAADPAQFYESLRCDLAEGQIQVFADGRQVVLPAGATPVDLAYELGSERGDHCLAARINGRLAPLSSELDEGDVVEIFTESDGDNGFEAGVAPRGPRREWLSFVKSPNAQMQINRWFAEHTEPGITISDKVRLGRATIGLALRKHNRGLASDLPLLRLSEELGYPDLETLLVAVFDRVIEPDTVVRQLIDLVDHRQ; translated from the coding sequence GTGGACGTCGACGCCGGACACGGCGCCGCCCTGGGGGGCGCCCTTCCGACACAGCCGGGTGAGCTGCCGCTCGCCCGCCGGCTGCGGTCGTTGCTCAGCTGGCCGACCACCGACTCCGACCCGGTGACCCACCTGGTGCGCACCCACCGGGGCATCCACGCCGGCACCGACCCCGCGGTGCTGCGCCGGGCGTACACGATCGCGGAGAACATGCACCGCGGGCAGTTCCGCAAGAGCGGGGAACCGTACATCACCCACCCCCTCGCGGTCGCACAGATCTGCGCCGAGCTGGGGATGGACTCCACCACCCTGGTCGCGGCGCTGCTGCACGACACCGTGGAGGACACCCGCTACACCCTCCAGGCGCTCTCCGAGGACTTCGGCGGCGAGGTGGCCCATCTGGTCGACGGGGTGACCAAGTTCGACAAGGCGTTCTACGGCAAGGCCGCCGAGGCGGAGACCATCCGCAAGATGATCGTGGCGGCCGCGAAGGACGTGCGGGTGCTGATCATCAAGCTGGCCGACCGCCTGCACAACATGCGTACCCTCGGTGTGCGGTCGGCGGCCTCGCGAGAGCGGATCGCCCGCAAGACCCAGGAGGTGCTGGTCCCGCTCTGTGACCGGCTGGGCATCCAGACCCTCAAGCGCGAGCTGGACGACGTGGTGTTGCTGCACCTGGAGCCCGACGAGCACGCCCGGCTGGCCCGGCACGTGCACGACCGGCCGGGATGGGACGCGTACCTCGACTCGGTGGTCGCCCGCGCCCGGGTGGCGCTCAAACGCAGCCGGGTCGACGCCGAGGTGAGCCCTCGTCCCCGGCACCTCTACTCGATCTGGAAGGACACCATCGCCGGCAGTCACACCGCTCCGTACGACCTGCCCCGCATCGTGGTGGTGGTCGACGGCCCGGCGACCGACTGTTACGCCGCGTTGGGTGCCATCCACGGCACGTGGCGACCGGTCCCCGGCCGTTTCAAGGACTTCATCGCCTCACCGAAGAACAACCTCTACCGGTCGCTGCACACGAGCGTCTGCGGCCCGCAGGACCGTACCGTCGAGGTGCTGATCCGCACCGAGGAGATGCACCGTTCCGCCGAGTACGGCATCGCCGCCGACTTCCGCTTCCCGCGCTCGGGCAACAGCGGCAGCGCGGCGGCCCGCGCCGACCAGTTGGACTGGCTGCGCCGGGTGCTCGACTGGGAGCCGGACGCCGCCGACCCGGCACAGTTCTACGAGTCGCTGCGCTGCGACCTCGCCGAGGGCCAGATCCAGGTCTTCGCGGACGGGCGGCAGGTCGTGCTGCCGGCCGGCGCGACCCCCGTCGACCTGGCCTACGAGTTGGGCAGCGAGCGGGGCGACCATTGCCTCGCCGCCCGGATCAACGGTCGGCTGGCCCCGCTCAGCTCGGAGCTGGACGAGGGCGACGTGGTGGAGATCTTCACCGAGAGCGACGGCGACAACGGGTTCGAGGCCGGGGTGGCGCCGCGCGGCCCTCGTCGGGAGTGGCTGAGTTTCGTCAAGTCCCCGAACGCCCAGATGCAGATCAACAGGTGGTTCGCGGAGCACACCGAGCCGGGCATCACGATCAGCGACAAGGTCCGCCTCGGTCGGGCCACCATCGGGCTGGCCCTGCGGAAGCACAACCGTGGCCTCGCCAGTGACCTGCCACTGTTGCGCCTCTCCGAGGAGCTGGGCTACCCCGACCTGGAGACCCTGCTGGTCGCGGTCTTCGACCGGGTGATCGAACCGGACACCGTGGTACGCCAGCTCATCGACCTCGTCGACCACCGGCAGTGA
- a CDS encoding glycosyltransferase family 4 protein, which yields MSRTLLITNDFPPRPGGIQSFVHNLAVRQPTGSVVVYASNWRGSAKFDADQPFEVIRERTRVLLPTPLIARRAARLARAYDCDTVWFGAAAPLGLLAAGLRRRAGVRRVVAQTHGHEVGWAALPAARPALRRIGRGVDVTTYLGEYTRSRLARVLDGVTELRQLAPGVDVDTYHPTVDGEPVRARLGLTDRPVVVCVSRLVPRKGQDMLIRALPEIRRRVPDAALLIVGGGPYRATLEKLARQTGVERDVVFTGSVPSAELPAHYAAGDVYAMPCRTRNRGLDVEGLGIVYLEASATGLPVVAGDSGGAPDAVREGETGYVVRGRDVAQLADRVARLLADRDLARQLGAAGRAWVEREWRWEAQAERMAALLAG from the coding sequence ATGAGTCGCACGCTGCTGATCACCAACGACTTTCCGCCCCGCCCGGGCGGCATCCAGTCCTTCGTGCACAACCTGGCCGTGCGGCAACCGACCGGTTCGGTGGTGGTGTACGCGTCCAACTGGCGAGGGTCCGCGAAGTTCGACGCCGACCAGCCGTTCGAGGTGATCCGGGAACGCACCCGGGTGCTGCTGCCGACCCCGTTGATCGCCCGCCGGGCGGCGCGGCTGGCGCGCGCGTACGACTGCGACACGGTGTGGTTCGGGGCGGCGGCCCCGTTGGGGCTGCTCGCGGCCGGTCTGCGCCGACGGGCCGGCGTACGCCGGGTGGTGGCGCAGACCCACGGCCACGAGGTCGGTTGGGCGGCGTTGCCCGCCGCCCGGCCGGCGCTGCGGCGCATCGGTCGGGGGGTGGACGTCACCACCTACCTCGGTGAGTACACCCGCAGCCGGCTGGCCCGGGTGCTGGACGGGGTGACCGAGCTGCGCCAGTTGGCGCCCGGCGTCGACGTGGACACCTACCACCCGACCGTGGACGGCGAGCCGGTCCGGGCACGGCTCGGGTTGACCGACCGCCCGGTGGTGGTCTGCGTGTCCCGGCTGGTGCCGCGCAAGGGCCAGGACATGCTGATCCGGGCGCTGCCGGAGATCCGCCGTCGAGTGCCGGACGCGGCGCTGCTGATCGTCGGCGGTGGGCCGTACCGGGCCACGCTGGAGAAGCTGGCCCGGCAGACCGGCGTGGAACGGGACGTGGTGTTCACCGGCTCGGTGCCGTCGGCCGAGTTGCCCGCGCACTACGCGGCCGGTGACGTCTACGCGATGCCGTGCCGCACCCGCAACCGCGGTCTCGACGTCGAAGGGCTGGGCATCGTCTACCTGGAGGCCTCCGCCACCGGCCTGCCGGTGGTGGCCGGTGACTCTGGGGGCGCACCGGACGCGGTCCGCGAGGGCGAGACCGGTTACGTCGTCCGCGGCCGGGACGTCGCCCAGCTCGCTGACCGGGTCGCCCGGCTGCTCGCCGACCGGGATCTGGCCCGGCAGTTGGGTGCCGCCGGCCGGGCGTGGGTGGAGCGCGAGTGGCGCTGGGAGGCGCAGGCGGAACGGATGGCGGCGTTGCTCGCCGGGTGA
- a CDS encoding NUDIX hydrolase, translating to MIPRSRATGRAIFYQAFYRMPLPVRRRLVRLAVPKYIVGAVTLVRDAEATGAGRLLMLRQPPGRGWSLPAGLLNRGEAPVVGAARELFEESGIRLPPSRLRPAAPNAIVHAKGWVDMVFETEVPASTTDLAVDGAEVFEAAWHPLDDLPTLTWPTARLLAYYDIGPLAGQFPPPIPDDLP from the coding sequence ATGATCCCCCGCTCCCGCGCCACCGGTCGGGCCATCTTCTACCAGGCCTTCTACCGAATGCCGCTGCCGGTGCGTCGGCGTCTGGTCCGGCTGGCCGTGCCCAAGTACATCGTCGGCGCGGTCACCCTGGTCCGCGACGCCGAGGCGACGGGCGCGGGCCGCCTGCTGATGCTGCGCCAACCGCCCGGCAGGGGCTGGTCCCTCCCCGCCGGTCTGCTCAACCGCGGCGAGGCCCCGGTCGTGGGAGCGGCCCGCGAGCTGTTCGAGGAATCCGGCATCCGGCTGCCCCCGTCGCGGCTGCGCCCGGCGGCGCCGAATGCGATCGTGCACGCCAAGGGCTGGGTGGACATGGTCTTCGAGACGGAGGTGCCGGCGTCCACCACCGACCTGGCGGTCGACGGCGCCGAGGTCTTCGAGGCCGCCTGGCACCCGCTGGACGACCTGCCCACGTTGACCTGGCCGACCGCCCGGCTGCTCGCCTACTACGACATCGGGCCGCTGGCCGGGCAGTTCCCGCCGCCGATCCCGGACGATCTGCCATGA
- a CDS encoding DUF4142 domain-containing protein: MLGIKRLGLLAALVLVGVAPAAAAQAAAQPSTQDTQYLQAVHQVNLFEITAGDLAQQKGQNQGVKDLGAMFKTDHTQLDQTVQQTASQLNVELPNEPTADQQAVLDRLNNASGEQFDSEWVTAQLAGHVQAIQATQTEISQGSEQSVVQLAQTALPTLQAHYDELVQLANQLGIPVPQTSASGTPSPGVTGGTESPAPGGTGTESPAPGGNTEAPGGGTTETPAPSES; this comes from the coding sequence ATGTTGGGTATCAAACGCCTCGGCCTGTTGGCCGCGCTGGTACTGGTCGGTGTCGCGCCGGCAGCGGCCGCGCAGGCCGCGGCACAGCCGTCGACGCAGGACACCCAGTACCTGCAGGCGGTTCACCAGGTCAACCTGTTCGAGATCACCGCCGGTGACCTGGCCCAGCAGAAGGGCCAGAACCAGGGGGTCAAGGACCTGGGTGCGATGTTCAAGACCGACCACACCCAGCTGGACCAGACGGTGCAGCAGACCGCGTCCCAGCTCAACGTGGAACTGCCGAACGAGCCCACCGCCGACCAGCAGGCGGTCCTCGACAGGCTGAACAACGCCAGCGGCGAGCAGTTCGACAGTGAGTGGGTGACCGCGCAGTTGGCCGGCCACGTCCAGGCCATCCAGGCCACCCAGACGGAGATCTCGCAGGGCTCCGAGCAGTCGGTGGTCCAGTTGGCCCAGACCGCCCTGCCGACGCTGCAGGCGCACTACGACGAGCTGGTGCAGCTCGCCAACCAGTTGGGCATCCCGGTTCCGCAGACCAGCGCCAGCGGTACGCCCAGCCCGGGCGTCACCGGGGGCACCGAGTCGCCGGCTCCGGGCGGCACCGGCACCGAGTCGCCGGCCCCGGGTGGCAACACCGAGGCCCCGGGCGGCGGCACCACCGAGACGCCGGCTCCCAGCGAGAGCTGA
- a CDS encoding lysophospholipid acyltransferase family protein, whose translation MPLLYDLTKLTVGTALRLAWRPRVEGLEHLPRHGGAILAGNHLSVADELFLATTTPRHVTFWAKAEYFTGRGPGGWLNRQIVAGMGAIRVDRADGRAALRALDAAVPVLRAGGLVAVYPEGTRSPDGRLYRGRVGMTRLARDAEVPIIPVGVLGTAEVLPVDARLPRRHPVTLRFGPPIPVADRITGPRDIRTITDEVMAEIQKLTGQEYVPRYAPPRES comes from the coding sequence GTGCCCCTGCTGTACGACCTCACCAAGCTGACCGTCGGCACCGCGCTGCGTCTCGCCTGGCGACCCCGCGTGGAAGGACTGGAGCATCTGCCCCGGCACGGAGGCGCGATCCTCGCCGGCAATCACCTGTCCGTCGCCGACGAGCTGTTCCTCGCCACCACGACGCCCCGACACGTGACGTTCTGGGCCAAGGCCGAGTACTTCACCGGCCGAGGTCCGGGCGGCTGGCTCAACCGGCAGATCGTCGCCGGCATGGGCGCCATCCGGGTCGACCGCGCCGACGGCCGGGCCGCCCTGCGCGCCCTCGACGCCGCCGTACCGGTGCTGCGCGCGGGTGGTCTGGTCGCCGTGTACCCCGAGGGCACCCGTTCCCCCGACGGTCGGCTCTACCGGGGTCGGGTCGGGATGACCCGCCTGGCCCGCGACGCCGAGGTGCCCATCATCCCGGTCGGCGTGCTCGGCACCGCCGAGGTGCTGCCGGTCGACGCGCGGCTGCCCCGCCGTCACCCGGTCACGTTGCGGTTCGGCCCACCCATCCCGGTCGCCGACCGGATCACCGGCCCCCGCGACATCCGAACGATCACCGACGAGGTGATGGCGGAGATCCAGAAGCTCACCGGCCAGGAGTACGTGCCGCGCTACGCCCCGCCCCGGGAGAGCTGA
- a CDS encoding M48 family metallopeptidase — protein MTPRGWALLALAGLTVVLLVVAALLIPWHRPPAPRADQLAALRDLPAEQVAKGREFRAALRPGSYTALAVGLLVALALGLTPLGSRLIELVGRPFGGHWAAQAVLGGLAVMLVADLVTLPFAAWRQSVLTRYGLSTNGWNGWAVDLLKSYAVSAVIGAVALFGFYAVIRLAPRWWWAFGAGGAAVLVILLSFVLPVLVEPVFNRFTPMEQGPLRTELMSMAARDGVPVRDVLVADASRRTKAVNAYVSGLGPTRRVVVYDTLLTEATPAEVTAVVAHELGHAKDSDVAVGTLTGALGAAAAVVALYLLGSWGPLLRLAGVDSVAQPRAFPLLLALVTVVGLVAAPVQALMSRRVEARADAHALALTDDPAAFESMQRRLGSVNLGDPDPPRWEYLYSASHPSTVERIAAARAYAREAGR, from the coding sequence GTGACCCCGCGCGGGTGGGCGCTGCTGGCCCTCGCCGGGTTGACCGTCGTGTTGCTCGTGGTCGCCGCGCTGCTGATCCCCTGGCACCGGCCACCCGCGCCCCGGGCCGACCAGCTCGCGGCGCTGCGGGACCTGCCGGCCGAGCAGGTCGCCAAGGGGCGGGAGTTCCGGGCCGCGTTGCGCCCCGGCAGCTACACCGCCCTCGCCGTCGGCCTGCTGGTCGCCCTCGCGCTCGGGCTCACCCCGCTGGGCAGCCGCCTGATCGAGCTGGTGGGTCGGCCCTTCGGGGGGCACTGGGCGGCGCAGGCCGTGCTCGGCGGGCTGGCGGTCATGCTCGTCGCCGACCTGGTGACACTTCCGTTCGCCGCCTGGCGGCAGAGCGTGCTCACCCGCTACGGGCTGAGCACCAACGGCTGGAACGGCTGGGCCGTCGACCTGCTCAAGTCGTACGCGGTCAGCGCGGTGATCGGCGCGGTGGCCCTGTTCGGCTTCTACGCGGTCATCCGGCTCGCGCCGCGCTGGTGGTGGGCGTTCGGCGCGGGCGGCGCGGCGGTGCTGGTGATCCTGCTGTCGTTCGTGTTGCCGGTGCTCGTGGAGCCGGTGTTCAACAGGTTCACGCCGATGGAGCAGGGGCCGCTGCGCACCGAGCTGATGAGCATGGCAGCCCGGGACGGGGTGCCGGTGCGTGACGTGCTGGTCGCCGACGCCTCCCGTCGCACCAAGGCGGTCAACGCGTACGTCTCCGGTCTCGGCCCGACCCGGCGGGTGGTCGTCTACGACACCTTGCTGACCGAGGCGACGCCGGCCGAGGTGACGGCCGTGGTGGCGCACGAGTTGGGGCACGCCAAGGATTCCGACGTGGCGGTCGGCACGCTGACCGGGGCACTGGGTGCCGCCGCCGCGGTGGTGGCGCTCTACCTGCTCGGTTCGTGGGGGCCGTTGCTGCGGCTGGCCGGTGTCGACTCGGTCGCCCAGCCGCGGGCGTTCCCGTTGCTGCTGGCCCTCGTCACGGTGGTCGGGTTGGTGGCGGCGCCGGTGCAGGCGTTGATGTCGCGGCGGGTGGAGGCACGGGCCGACGCGCACGCCCTCGCGCTCACCGACGACCCGGCGGCCTTCGAGTCGATGCAGCGGCGGCTCGGCTCGGTCAACCTCGGCGATCCCGACCCGCCGCGCTGGGAATACCTCTACTCGGCCTCGCATCCGTCCACCGTGGAGCGGATTGCCGCCGCCCGCGCGTACGCCCGGGAGGCCGGCCGATGA